A window of Synechococcus sp. MEDNS5 contains these coding sequences:
- a CDS encoding DNA-processing protein DprA translates to MQQLAGLSCEMDCGLGDLWDWPLSRFRDVLGWPESLIRSLARYRQACRSPGSVAVPDHVLLPMDACWPESLSGLDRPPLSLQWCGRRDLWPLLSSRQAVAVIGTRRPSAHGLRMAEALGRSLSLAGWPVVSGLAEGIDAAVHRACVRSRGVPVGVLGTPLHRVYPQDHRGLQQSVAEIGLLFTELRDDAGVRRSTFALRNRLLVAVARAVVIVECPKASGALHSAAIAQSIGLPLWVVPGDAMRHSAQGSNALLQGKASALVDPRAFIHALGTGPVPCQDSMVSPTALKPSTEKLLQQVNDGATLEQMAKRLQEDPQHIAKNLMQLELEGVVTAMPGLRWRSL, encoded by the coding sequence ATGCAGCAGCTCGCGGGCTTGTCTTGCGAGATGGATTGTGGATTGGGTGATCTCTGGGATTGGCCTCTCTCCAGGTTTCGTGATGTTCTTGGCTGGCCCGAGTCATTGATTCGTTCGCTGGCGCGTTACCGCCAAGCGTGTCGATCGCCAGGCAGTGTCGCGGTTCCAGACCATGTTCTGCTGCCGATGGACGCATGCTGGCCAGAGTCCCTAAGCGGTCTCGATCGCCCGCCTCTCTCATTGCAGTGGTGTGGTCGCCGTGATCTTTGGCCCCTGCTCTCCAGTCGTCAGGCCGTGGCTGTGATTGGTACCCGTCGACCGTCGGCCCATGGACTGAGAATGGCGGAGGCGCTCGGGCGGTCCCTCTCCTTGGCTGGGTGGCCAGTGGTGAGTGGGCTGGCAGAAGGCATTGATGCTGCCGTTCATCGGGCCTGTGTTCGATCCAGAGGTGTGCCCGTTGGGGTCCTCGGTACTCCTTTGCACAGGGTCTATCCCCAGGACCATCGTGGGTTGCAGCAGTCCGTCGCAGAGATCGGGCTTCTCTTCACGGAGCTCAGGGATGACGCCGGGGTGCGAAGGTCGACGTTTGCCCTCAGGAATCGGTTGCTGGTGGCTGTCGCCAGGGCAGTGGTGATCGTGGAGTGTCCCAAGGCCAGTGGTGCTTTGCATTCCGCTGCCATTGCCCAGTCGATTGGGCTACCGCTCTGGGTGGTTCCAGGTGATGCCATGCGTCACTCTGCGCAGGGCAGTAATGCACTCCTGCAAGGGAAGGCTTCCGCTCTGGTTGATCCCAGGGCGTTCATCCATGCGCTGGGAACCGGCCCTGTCCCCTGTCAGGACTCGATGGTCAGCCCCACGGCATTGAAACCATCGACAGAGAAGCTCCTCCAGCAGGTGAATGACGGTGCCACTCTTGAGCAGATGGCAAAGCGTCTTCAGGAGGATCCTCAGCACATCGCCAAGAACTTGATGCAATTAGAGCTTGAAGGCGTCGTGACAGCGATGCCTGGCCTGCGCTGGCGCTCCCTCTAG